The nucleotide sequence CTGGAGAAAAAGGACCATCAGAACGTCCACCACTTCCGTCAATCATTTTACCTTTGTTATGAGATACAATTGATATTCCTGAACCAAGATGCGCTACAATAAAATTACATTCTTCATATTTTTTACCTAGTTTTTGAGCCGTTTCTCTTGCTACTGCTTTATGATTTAAAGCATGAAACCAGCTAAGTTTAATTATATCAGATAAACCTGTTATTCTGCATATGTCATGCATTTCATCTACAGACACAGGATCAACTACAAATGCTCTTACGCCAATTTCATCTGCTAATTCCTTGGCAATTACACAGCCTAAATTTGATGCATGTTCACCATTTATTGCATTTTTCATATCATTTATCATAGAATCGTTAACTTCATACGTACCACCAGGAATAGGCTTCATTAATCCCCCTCTTCCTGATATACAATCCATGGATTTCAAATCATATCCATTTTCAGAAAGTACTTTTTTTATCAAATTTACTCTATATTCATATTCATCGAATACAGAAGCAAAACCTTTTAAATCTTCTCCTGAATGTTTTATACTGTATTTAAAAACTTCCTTTTCATCATCATAAACTGCAATCTTTGTAGATGTTCCACCTGGATTAATTATTAATATTCTCATTTTCAAAACCTCTTATATATAGTCATATCCGGCTTCAAATGCCTTTACATTTTGTTCATTTCTCTTTCCTTTTCCTTGACTTTCAAAATATGAGCACATATATTTTTCGAAGTCTTCTTTTGAGAAAATACTTGTATGCTTGATCATTGCACCTAAAAGAACTATATTTGCAGATCTTTCATTTCCAAGCTTTTGAGCTAATTCTGTAGCTGGTACTTTTACAACTTTTATATCGTCTCTATATTCCTTGTCTTCAGGAATAATTGTACTGTTTGCAATAATTATTGAACCTTTTTTCATTGGATTCATATATGTGTCTATAGCTCTCTCTGCCATTGCAAATAATATATCTGGATGATCAGCATAAGGACTAGCAACTT is from Abyssisolibacter fermentans and encodes:
- the buk gene encoding butyrate kinase: MKMRILIINPGGTSTKIAVYDDEKEVFKYSIKHSGEDLKGFASVFDEYEYRVNLIKKVLSENGYDLKSMDCISGRGGLMKPIPGGTYEVNDSMINDMKNAINGEHASNLGCVIAKELADEIGVRAFVVDPVSVDEMHDICRITGLSDIIKLSWFHALNHKAVARETAQKLGKKYEECNFIVAHLGSGISIVSHNKGKMIDGSGGRSDGPFSPERCGGLLSYQLVELCYSGKYTREEFIKRISGYCGMYDYLGTKDMIEIEKRYDNGDEKAILVLDAFMYQVSKEISRYAASLYGNVDRIILTGGIAYSERVVREVIKRVKFIAPVEVIPGEMEMKALALGALRVLRCEEEPKVY
- a CDS encoding 2-oxoacid:acceptor oxidoreductase family protein, which codes for MLNEIVCAGLGGQGVLTAGKIMMHVAAEKGLNTTWFPSYGNEMRGGAANCNVMISDEKVASPYADHPDILFAMAERAIDTYMNPMKKGSIIIANSTIIPEDKEYRDDIKVVKVPATELAQKLGNERSANIVLLGAMIKHTSIFSKEDFEKYMCSYFESQGKGKRNEQNVKAFEAGYDYI